In the genome of Phaeodactylum tricornutum CCAP 1055/1 chromosome 18, whole genome shotgun sequence, one region contains:
- a CDS encoding predicted protein, translated as MPTNLSSNQLGTDWCTYKTIGSRSPDRLYGSPRMTPAGDKATTMEKLVSPPVKKWVEGLTRALQDESYCSSHDEAVAVAELLFEHEAPDDDACDQGGLFALKESHRQGFSDYLGLSKTESAEIMAKVRRRVCGDPKPEESNENEQSISSSCLSEGEEQFCISSGDEDGMPVIGEGECELCEREIKLTKHHLIPKSTWARLEPKFRNAWVEWHENSNEEKAAVWVGPLLVKMLDAINENSSAAVKDAFQSWTCNICRPCHSMIHRTHDNYALATEYSTVESLLRDENIYNYCRWANKQRAGKYAR; from the coding sequence ATGCCAACGAATTTATCCTCCAACCAGCTGGGTACTGACTGGTGCACTTATAAAACGATCGGTAGTCGAAGCCCCGATCGACTTTATGGTTCACCACGAATGACGCCCGCTGGTGACAAAGCCACTACCATGGAAAAACTTGTATCGCCGCCGGTGAAGAAATGGGTTGAGGGCTTGACTCGTGCGTTGCAGGACGAAAGCTACTGTAGCTCGCACGACGAGGCTGTCGCCGTTGCCGAACTCTTGTTCGAACATGAGGCTCCTGATGACGACGCTTGCGATCAAGGAGGTCTTTTTGCATTGAAAGAGTCGCACCGTCAGGGCTTTTCCGACTATCTTGGTCTCTCCAAAACGGAAAGCGCCGAAATTATGGCCAAGGTTCGTCGAAGGGTTTGCGGCGATCCCAAGCCCGAAGAAAGTAACGAAAATGAGCAGTCAATCAGCAGCTCGTGCTTGTCCGAAGGTGAGGAACAGTTTTGCATCTCTAGCGGTGACGAGGATGGGATGCCAGTCATAGGAGAGGGAGAATGCGAGCTTTGTGAACGAGAAATCAAGCTCACCAAACACCATCTGATTCCAAAATCTACGTGGGCTAGACTGGAACCCAAGTTCCGGAACGCATGGGTCGAATGGCACGAGAATAGTAACGAGGAAAAAGCCGCTGTGTGGGTGGGACCGCTACTTGTAAAGATGTTGGATGCAATAAACGAGAATAGCAGTGCCGCCGTCAAGGATGCCTTCCAGTCTTGGACGTGCAATATTTGCCGGCCCTGCCACTCCATGATTCATCGGACACACGACAATTACGCGTTAGCTACTGAATACAGCACAGTAGAATCACTCCTACGTGATGAAAATATTTACAATTATTGCCGGTGGGCGAACAAGCAGCGGGCTGGAAAATATGCGCGGTAA
- a CDS encoding predicted protein, which yields MMEVRQGRFRKRPGYSVSSAHPSLSIQLRPLGDSYNLMEVIDPSPLSLAAASLPPMQQSSAAMSSSSILWKYTGFLLISLFSFVVYLVMPKGLRKAYCRAGRRRYSQYPSRTEGRCPSKTSKIDPQDKGSDLQSDGTLRFTDNGNSLRLIKSSRLDETTDHQEKLMRGVLEARTNGSYAAARSPTVVHENFSNGLQNTVPAKESGADSNASSPFRGNLFRPFQTLRRAPSASHPGIPHTPNSKILNMTFERLRSRGARLVAHGVQCDPKRVWIRVDEDTWNLSWQTEFPRDVTNSSGETTVVLMRGAAHTIALANVLYVDIGKKTAALLKTTHTVPASTCFSLLTQNGSLDLQTNSKLERDATVCCLSMILDQVHETDWRRIHGASPPASELMSVNLSGIGSEAFHNTMNDI from the coding sequence ATGATGGAGGTACGGCAAGGTCGCTTCCGGAAACGCCCAGGGTACAGCGTATCATCAGCTCATCCGTCCCTTTCCATCCAACTTAGACCGTTAGGTGATTCGTACAATTTGATGGAAGTGATTGATCCGTCGCCTTTGTCCTTGGCGGCAGCATCTCTACCTCCAATGCAACAAAGTAGTGCAGCGATGTCGTCGTCTAGCATACTCTGGAAGTACACCGGCTTCTTGCTAATATCATTGTTCTCCTTTGTCGTGTATCTAGTCATGCCAAAAGGTTTGCGCAAAGCATACTGTCGAGCAGGACGTAGAAGGTATTCCCAGTATCCGTCACGCACAGAGGGCCGCTGTCCCTCCAAAACCTCGAAAATTGATCCCCAGGATAAAGGGAGTGACCTGCAAAGCGATGGTACTTTGCGCTTCACGGATAATGGCAACAGTCTGCGATTGATTAAGTCCTCCAGATTAGACGAAACCACCGATCATCAAGAAAAGCTCATGAGGGGCGTTCTGGAAGCCCGCACCAACGGATCTTACGCAGCGGCGAGGAGCCCAACGGTTGTGCATGAGAATTTCTCGAATGGACTCCAAAATACTGTACCCGCAAAAGAATCTGGGGCGGACAGCAACGCTTCCAGTCCTTTCCGGGGCAATTTATTTCGCCCCTTCCAGACACTCCGTCGTGCTCCCAGCGCTTCTCACCCTGGAATTCCACATACTCCTAATTCCAAAATTCTCAACATGACCTTCGAGCGGCTCCGATCCCGGGGAGCCCGATTGGTGGCGCACGGTGTGCAGTGCGATCCCAAACGCGTCTGGATTCGTGTCGATGAGGATACCTGGAATTTGTCGTGGCAAACAGAGTTTCCGCGAGACGTTACCAACTCTTCTGGCGAAACGACCGTGGTCCTCATGCGGGGTGCCGCCCACACAATTGCTCTCGCCAACGTGCTGTACGTGGACATAGGGAAGAAAACGGCAGCCCTACTTAAAACGACGCATACTGTACCGGCGTCGACCTGTTTTTCGCTCTTGACGCAGAATGGATCACTGGACCTGCAGACGAATTCTAAACTGGAAAGGGATGCAACGGTATGTTGTTTGAGCATGATCCTGGATCAGGTGCACGAGACAGACTGGAGACGCATACACGGTGCGAGCCCACCAGCGTCGGAGCTAATGTCCGTTAATCTTTCGGGCATTGGGTCGGAGGCGTTTCACAATACTATGAATGACATTTAG
- a CDS encoding predicted protein, translating to MPVLETANHWASHPSDSEKDPSKPEEKMRAACAEGNGIAEKETNAVNAIRLATFAVLVLVALTVSLLVYFHTKDTEEGEFAAQFISHGGKVVDSFRANAESRLAALSSFSASVTSYALHSNQSFPFVTLPDFERRAAFTLQLAQVLSIAVNAIVSQDNRAEWEAYSVLNQGWLAEGLSLQQAVVDEDENESVQQFQNQTSSGVLGEDVTSSLDIVPFIFSLEEGGTTSAYETGPGPFVPIWQIAPAIPLPSLINFNGLTHPTTQAELRTVLATGQRLVGPAADYSDDLDPSIAGRKALLNLFLNRWKSGGNDYEEGPVSEIYVPIQDRFGPNSTMAGVFSSTIYWQVYFTDILPETAQGVICVLENTCSQSFTYVINGAQASYLGQGDLHDPSYDEYMIETGFGAFIGRDNVAASRDGNCYYNVRAYPSKEMEELYITREPLYFTLTLVAVFVFTSLVFVAYDCLVQRRHTVVNKSALQSNAVVSSLFPEEVRSRLPSLYASKTERDAATKSMQHEKDDNDDSFDDYYDDSLPIADLYPNCTVLFADIAGFTAWSSNRSPTEVFKLLETMYGLFDKIAHKYSVFKIETIGDCYVAVTGLPKPQEMHAIIMCRFANACIVRMSQMMHVLVEKLGPDTANLSMRVGLHSGPVTAGVLRGEKARFQLFGDTVNTAARMESTGQKGRIHVSESTATLLINAGKQAWINARDELVQAKGKGEMQTYWVKPPDVGTKSTTTTSSGPSGRDLSLSQALLEAHSLKMDQKLSESKASAQKYEDLLDSFREIEVSEKKNEVESSPEPRKKEHRFV from the coding sequence ATGCCGGTGTTGGAAACAGCAAATCATTGGGCCTCCCATCCTTCCGACTCGGAGAAGGATCCGAGCAAACCAGAAGAGAAGATGAGAGCCGCCTGCGCCGAAGGAAACGGGATTGCTGAGAAGGAAACAAATGCGGTAAATGCCATTCGATTGGCTACATTTGCAGTCCTTGTGCTGGTTGCCCTCACAGTCTCTCTTTTGGTATACTTTCATACTAAAGATACTGAAGAAGGTGAATTTGCGGCTCAATTTATTTCGCATGGGGGGAAAGTCGTCGATTCATTCCGCGCGAATGCTGAGAGTCGGCTCGCTGCATTGAGTAGTTTTTCTGCGTCTGTCACGTCCTATGCGTTGCACTCGAACCAAAGCTTTCCATTCGTCACCCTACCAGATTTCGAGCGCAGAGCAGCCTTTACGTTGCAGCTGGCGCAGGTGCTTTCAATAGCCGTAAACGCAATTGTTAGCCAGGACAATCGTGCCGAATGGGAAGCGTACTCAGTCCTAAACCAAGGATGGCTCGCTGAAGGTCTTTCACTCCAACAAGCGGTCGTGGACGAGGATGAAAACGAATCAGTTCAGCAATTTCAAAATCAAACATCTTCGGGTGTTCTTGGCGAAGATGTTACAAGCAGCCTAGACATTGTCCCGTTCATTTTCAGCCTAGAAGAAGGCGGAACTACATCAGCGTACGAGACAGGTCCTGGTCCGTTCGTTCCAATTTGGCAGATAGCCCCAGCGATTCCTCTTCCGTCGCTTATCAATTTCAATGGGCTCACTCATCCAACTACACAAGCAGAGTTGCGCACGGTTCTTGCGACAGGACAGAGACTTGTCGGTCCTGCCGCAGACTATTCTGACGACTTGGACCCAAGCATAGCGGGAAGGAAAGCGCTACTCAATCTTTTCTTAAATCGCTGGAAGAGTGGGGGGAATGACTATGAGGAGGGACCGGTCAGCGAAATTTATGTTCCAATCCAGGATAGATTTGGCCCAAATAGCACGATGGCTGGTGTTTTCTCCTCAACCATATATTGGCAGGTCTACTTTACGGATATTTTACCAGAAACAGCGCAAGGTGTTATCTGTGTGCTGGAAAACACCTGCTCCCAGAGCTTCACTTACGTGATCAATGGAGCTCAAGCGAGTTACCTTGGTCAGGGCGATCTACATGACCCGTCTTACGATGAATACATGATTGAAACCGGATTTGGCGCATTTATTGGACGCGACAACGTAGCAGCAAGTCGAGATGGAAATTGTTACTACAATGTTCGTGCGTACCCATCGAAAGAAATGGAGGAATTATATATCACGAGGGAGCCTTTATACTTCACTCTTACTCTGGTTGCCGTTTTTGTGTTTACTTCTCTGGTATTTGTCGCGTACGATTGTCTGGTACAACGCCGTCACACTGTTGTCAACAAATCCGCTCTACAATCAAATGCGGTTGTCTCCTCTCTCTTTCCTGAAGAAGTTCGCAGCCGGTTACCCAGTCTGTACGCCTCGAAAACTGAACGGGACGCCGCAACCAAATCTATGCAGCATGAGAAGGATGATAACGATGACAGTTTTGACGACTACTACGACGATTCTCTTCCAATTGCTGATCTTTATCCGAACTGCACTGTGCTCTTTGCAGATATTGCAGGGTTTACTGCATGGAGCTCCAACCGATCCCCGACCGAGGTGTTCAAGCTACTAGAGACAATGTACGGCCTTTTCGACAAGATTGCGCACAAGTATTCCGTCTTCAAGATCGAGACTATTGGAGACTGTTATGTTGCAGTGACGGGCCTTCCCAAGCCTCAAGAAATGCATGCAATCATCATGTGTCGTTTCGCCAACGCCTGTATCGTACGTATGAGCCAGATGATGCACGTTTTAGTGGAAAAATTGGGCCCGGATACTGCAAATCTCTCTATGCGTGTTGGATTGCACAGTGGCCCAGTGACGGCTGGAGTGCTGCGCGGTGAAAAGGCCCGCTTTCAGCTTTTTGGGGACACCGTCAACACAGCAGCTCGTATGGAAAGTACGGGGCAAAAGGGACGAATCCACGTTTCCGAATCCACAGCTACATTGCTGATCAACGCGGGGAAACAGGCGTGGATTAACGCACGCGACGAGCTTGTACAGGCCAAGGGGAAGGGTGAGATGCAAACGTACTGGGTCAAGCCTCCGGATGTTGGTACTAAATCTACCACAACCACTTCTTCGGGCCCCAGCGGCCGGGACCTGTCTCTCTCGCAGGCTCTGCTTGAGGCGCATAGTTTGAAGATGGACCAGAAGCTTTCCGAAAGCAAAGCGAGCGCGCAAAAGTACGAAGACTTACTTGATAGCTTTCGTGAGATTGAGGTGTccgaaaagaagaatgaGGTGGAGTCTTCTCCTGAGCCAAGAAAAAAAGAACACCGTTTCGTCTAA